In Crinalium epipsammum PCC 9333, the following are encoded in one genomic region:
- the dacB gene encoding D-alanyl-D-alanine carboxypeptidase/D-alanyl-D-alanine endopeptidase, whose product MFKNWTLWTTKSKPLSVLLLFLIVQGITGQRAIAQKSTTLPSSLIAQNSPGKTQPLPAICSAQLGNAIEAVINRPQYQRFRWGVLVEPVFGTGTLYARDRDRYFIPASNTKLFTTAAALSKLSPNYRIRTSIYNASSDPNIKSLRLVGRGDPSLTDEQLKTLAQQLKRQGYDQIQQLVVDDGYFQGTPIHPSWEWEDVQYYYGTTVNSLIVNQNAIGLTISPQKPGLPLKVSWNDPISAISWQVENNSVTSAPGSESSVQFNSFLGKPVLRISGQLAADAQPNLQAMAVIDPAETFSRHLRVALAGQQIKVANTQVVSTNNTDNAQELAAVESAPLATLLAETNQNSNNLYAEALLRLLGATNKELGANNQDTAQIGLATVKQTLTNLGVDPESYKLVDGSGLSRHNLVSPNAIVQTLKAMAKSPYAEYYRASLPVAGVSGTLKTRLRNTPAEGILSAKTGTMTGVVALSGYLNAPINQPLVFSILVNQSDQSASVMRQAMDEIVLLLTRVRSC is encoded by the coding sequence TTGTTTAAAAATTGGACATTGTGGACGACTAAGAGTAAACCTCTGAGTGTTTTGTTGCTGTTCCTGATAGTACAGGGAATTACTGGGCAAAGAGCGATCGCACAAAAATCAACTACTTTGCCATCTAGTTTAATTGCCCAAAATTCTCCTGGTAAGACTCAACCCCTACCAGCAATTTGTTCGGCACAATTGGGAAATGCTATTGAAGCAGTCATCAACCGTCCGCAGTATCAACGCTTTCGCTGGGGTGTATTAGTGGAACCTGTGTTTGGTACAGGAACATTATATGCACGCGATCGCGATCGCTACTTTATCCCCGCTTCCAATACAAAATTATTCACCACAGCCGCAGCATTAAGCAAGTTAAGCCCAAATTACCGCATTCGCACTTCTATTTATAACGCTAGTAGCGATCCAAATATTAAATCTTTGCGGCTTGTCGGACGAGGCGATCCTAGTTTAACTGATGAACAGTTAAAAACATTAGCACAACAATTAAAGCGCCAAGGCTATGATCAAATACAACAGTTAGTTGTAGACGATGGTTATTTTCAAGGCACACCAATTCACCCTAGTTGGGAATGGGAAGATGTGCAATATTACTACGGCACAACTGTTAACAGCTTAATTGTCAATCAAAATGCTATAGGTCTAACAATATCACCCCAAAAACCAGGACTTCCCCTGAAAGTTAGCTGGAATGACCCAATTAGTGCTATTAGCTGGCAAGTAGAAAATAACTCTGTTACATCTGCGCCAGGTTCAGAGTCTTCTGTGCAATTTAACAGCTTTTTAGGTAAGCCAGTATTGCGAATTTCAGGACAATTAGCTGCTGATGCCCAGCCGAATTTACAAGCAATGGCAGTTATTGATCCTGCCGAAACTTTTTCACGTCACTTACGAGTAGCTTTAGCAGGGCAACAAATTAAAGTTGCTAATACACAAGTAGTTTCTACTAATAATACTGATAATGCTCAAGAATTAGCAGCAGTTGAATCTGCACCACTTGCAACTTTGTTAGCCGAAACTAACCAAAATAGTAATAATTTGTATGCCGAAGCTTTGCTGCGATTATTAGGTGCAACTAACAAAGAATTAGGAGCTAATAATCAAGATACTGCTCAAATAGGTTTAGCTACTGTTAAACAAACATTAACTAATTTGGGAGTTGATCCAGAAAGTTATAAATTAGTTGATGGTTCTGGGTTATCGCGTCATAATTTGGTTAGTCCGAATGCGATCGTCCAAACTTTAAAAGCTATGGCAAAATCGCCTTATGCAGAATACTATCGAGCATCTCTGCCCGTAGCTGGGGTTAGTGGTACGCTGAAAACTCGCTTGCGTAATACTCCAGCAGAAGGAATTTTGTCAGCTAAAACTGGAACAATGACTGGAGTTGTAGCTTTATCTGGATATCTTAACGCCCCGATTAATCAACCCCTAGTTTTTAGTATTCTAGTTAATCAATCAGACCAATCTGCATCTGTAATGCGCCAAGCTATGGATGAAATTGTGCTGCTATTAACTCGTGTGCGTAGTTGTTAA
- a CDS encoding DUF2997 domain-containing protein: MAEYQKVEYRIGKDGKITEKVINATGSNCTQTTETIEKSLGEVSSQELLPEYYEDSENLTTSETQSLNQM; the protein is encoded by the coding sequence ATGGCTGAATATCAAAAAGTTGAATACCGCATTGGCAAAGACGGCAAGATTACCGAAAAAGTCATCAATGCCACTGGATCAAATTGTACTCAAACCACCGAGACAATTGAAAAATCCTTGGGAGAAGTATCCTCTCAGGAATTGTTACCAGAGTATTACGAAGATTCAGAAAATCTCACAACCAGCGAAACCCAATCATTAAATCAAATGTAG
- a CDS encoding Eco57I restriction-modification methylase domain-containing protein, protein MTEQIKVINPSRSLCFYPSVEWATAELLPRLPLEHGDVILDPASGENAIAKVIKDFSNRIHVFSNDIDSLQPADFHFDMTLRESWKWIERSTGGFDWVIGNPPFTSAPPKGKRRGKPIVHLFVQMGYQYARKGVILLLSKSFTEPVKDRRSWFQTYSHEQFLELRLERIRTSYDPYNKKISSTNEVAYDWYGWQHGHSGGFVPEYIWR, encoded by the coding sequence ATGACCGAACAAATAAAGGTTATAAATCCTTCACGCAGTCTTTGCTTTTATCCAAGTGTTGAATGGGCAACAGCAGAACTTTTACCTAGGCTACCCCTAGAACATGGAGACGTAATTTTAGATCCTGCAAGTGGAGAAAATGCGATCGCCAAAGTAATTAAAGATTTTTCTAATCGCATTCATGTTTTTAGTAACGATATTGACTCCTTACAGCCAGCAGATTTTCACTTTGATATGACCTTACGAGAGTCATGGAAATGGATAGAACGCAGTACAGGTGGTTTTGATTGGGTAATTGGTAATCCACCGTTCACGTCTGCACCACCAAAGGGTAAAAGGAGAGGTAAGCCAATTGTGCATTTATTTGTACAGATGGGTTATCAGTACGCTAGAAAAGGGGTGATTTTACTCTTGAGTAAATCATTTACAGAACCCGTTAAAGATCGGCGTTCTTGGTTTCAAACCTATAGCCATGAACAGTTTCTTGAACTACGTTTAGAACGTATTCGCACAAGCTATGATCCCTATAACAAGAAGATCAGCAGTACCAATGAAGTTGCCTACGATTGGTATGGATGGCAACATGGGCATAGTGGCGGTTTTGTGCCTGAGTATATTTGGCGATAA
- a CDS encoding PRC-barrel domain-containing protein — protein sequence MRSEQIRYRSDLINTQVITSDTGKRLGVVKELLVDIDRREVVALGLRDNLISIAGMPRYLLLSSIRKWGDVILVEDDNVIEDIDVDAYSTLINSEVITETGELLGRVRGFKFNSDDGQVASIIIASLGLPLIPEQVLSTYELPVDEIVSSGPNRLIVFEGAEERMNQLTVGVLERLGLGKAPWESEEDEAYFTPSARPENQLGTGIPVRTPTNIRTATPVTQNAWSDDDWEEPQPQPLPRRRQSESIYYEEDVEEDNWSEASTDTSRKPQYQQRSYAEAETYEDDYDYEDEIEGDAWGEDVKPQTYKAPKLNIPEKTKQPEYQDDGTY from the coding sequence ATGAGATCTGAACAAATCCGTTACCGCTCCGATTTAATCAATACCCAAGTTATCACCAGCGACACTGGCAAGCGCTTGGGAGTCGTCAAGGAGCTATTGGTAGACATTGACCGACGGGAGGTTGTAGCACTCGGTTTACGAGACAACCTGATCTCGATAGCTGGGATGCCTCGATATCTGCTCCTTAGCAGCATTCGTAAATGGGGTGATGTCATCTTAGTCGAGGATGACAACGTTATTGAAGATATTGACGTTGATGCCTACAGCACCTTGATTAACAGCGAAGTCATCACCGAAACCGGAGAACTCCTGGGACGAGTGCGTGGCTTCAAATTCAACAGCGATGACGGTCAAGTTGCCTCTATAATCATCGCTTCTTTAGGGCTTCCCCTGATTCCTGAGCAAGTTCTAAGTACATACGAGTTGCCCGTTGATGAAATCGTCAGTAGCGGTCCTAATCGCTTGATTGTATTTGAAGGCGCAGAAGAACGCATGAATCAACTTACCGTTGGTGTTCTAGAGCGCCTGGGACTTGGCAAAGCACCTTGGGAAAGCGAAGAAGACGAAGCTTACTTTACTCCTAGCGCCCGACCTGAGAATCAGCTAGGAACTGGTATTCCTGTTCGCACTCCCACCAACATTCGTACTGCTACGCCTGTTACTCAAAATGCGTGGAGTGATGATGATTGGGAAGAACCCCAACCACAGCCATTACCTCGCCGTCGCCAGTCTGAATCAATTTACTATGAAGAGGACGTAGAAGAAGATAACTGGAGTGAAGCATCAACAGATACCTCCAGAAAGCCTCAGTACCAACAACGTAGCTATGCTGAAGCCGAAACTTACGAGGATGATTACGACTATGAAGACGAAATAGAAGGCGATGCTTGGGGAGAAGATGTTAAGCCTCAGACTTACAAAGCTCCTAAGCTGAATATACCGGAGAAAACTAAACAGCCAGAATATCAAGACGATGGCACGTACTAA
- a CDS encoding WD40 repeat domain-containing protein, whose product MSEKPQQPREYDAVLGSTAPTPLAGVVLGGLDGVKSRLANASVEVRVSAVKDALNYGETGIDLVIQALNDSSEEVQYCAYLLLREKTDPKIQQALKQFKPWKFLTCLRSLEGYSLGIDSVAISPDGQTLISGSKDKTIKVWDIKTGTLLLTLEGHSDWVKSVAISPDGQTLISGSKDKTIKVWDIKTGTLLLTLEGHSDWVRSVAISPDGQTVISGSEDKTIKVWDIKTGTLLLTLEGHSMWVNSVAITPDGQTLISGSGDKTIKVWDIKTGILLLTLKGHLDRINSVAITPDGQTVISGSSDKTIKVWEIKTGTFLRTLWGNSDRINSIAITPDSQTVISSSFDKSIKVWDIKTGTLLRTLKGHSSHVMSVAISPDGQTLISGSNDETIKVWGVG is encoded by the coding sequence ATGTCAGAAAAGCCCCAGCAGCCTAGAGAATATGATGCCGTGCTTGGTAGTACTGCCCCCACCCCGTTAGCAGGGGTTGTACTTGGAGGACTCGACGGCGTTAAAAGTCGCTTGGCAAACGCCTCTGTAGAAGTAAGGGTGAGTGCCGTCAAAGATGCCTTGAATTATGGGGAAACAGGCATAGATTTAGTAATTCAGGCGTTGAATGATTCTTCAGAAGAAGTACAATACTGTGCCTATTTATTACTACGGGAAAAGACAGATCCGAAAATTCAACAGGCGTTAAAACAGTTCAAACCCTGGAAATTTCTGACGTGCCTCCGGTCTTTAGAGGGGTATTCATTGGGGATTGATTCTGTAGCCATCAGTCCCGATGGTCAAACGCTTATCAGTGGCAGTAAAGACAAAACCATCAAGGTGTGGGATATCAAGACAGGAACCTTGCTCCTTACCCTAGAGGGGCATTCAGACTGGGTTAAGTCTGTAGCCATCAGTCCCGATGGTCAAACGCTTATCAGTGGCAGTAAAGACAAAACCATCAAGGTGTGGGATATCAAGACAGGAACCTTGCTCCTTACCCTAGAGGGGCATTCAGACTGGGTTAGGTCTGTAGCTATCAGTCCCGATGGACAGACGGTTATTAGTGGCAGTGAGGACAAAACTATCAAAGTGTGGGATATCAAGACAGGAACCTTGCTCCTTACCCTAGAGGGGCATTCAATGTGGGTTAATTCTGTAGCCATCACTCCCGATGGTCAGACGCTTATCAGTGGCAGTGGTGACAAAACCATCAAGGTGTGGGATATCAAGACAGGAATCCTGCTGCTTACACTAAAGGGGCATTTAGACCGGATTAATTCTGTAGCCATCACTCCCGATGGACAGACGGTTATTAGTGGCAGTTCTGACAAGACCATCAAGGTATGGGAGATTAAGACAGGAACCTTCCTGCGTACCCTATGGGGGAATTCAGACCGGATTAATTCTATAGCCATCACTCCCGATAGTCAGACGGTTATCAGTAGCAGTTTTGACAAGAGCATCAAAGTGTGGGATATCAAGACAGGAACCTTGCTGCGTACCCTAAAGGGGCATTCAAGCCATGTTATGTCCGTAGCCATCAGTCCGGATGGACAGACGCTTATCAGTGGCAGTAATGACGAAACCATCAAGGTGTGGGGAGTTGGATAA
- a CDS encoding PAS domain-containing sensor histidine kinase — MKEEDYSKERLIRELATARRRIVELEALENRLKQVEKELQQERDLVGNLLDTTDSLINNFVGAVLDIANTLVVVLDPQGRILNCNPTFANTTLYSLADIKNKYLWEVFDISENLGQLQAVFRKIKAKSTGNARECVWKRKDGKYRYISWSHINIQNPDGSVAYILGSGVDVTEQKLAEAEIIKSLQKEKELNELKSSFISIASHEFRNPLTAILMSAEILENFSSQLSEKRKIEEFYRIKNTIKSLTKLMDDILVISRAESRFQQFNPSWLDLKKLCNEIVEEIQRSTSSKHKIVFTSKGKFNLCYIDETLLQHILINLLSNAIKYSPEEGMIYFELEGQDEEVMFKITDSGIGIPVEDQKLLFTSFHRARNVRKIQGTGLGLSIVKKMVELHGGQISFESQVGVGTTFTVSLPLTMNNE; from the coding sequence ATGAAAGAAGAAGACTACAGCAAAGAGCGACTAATCAGGGAGTTGGCAACAGCGCGTCGGCGGATTGTTGAGTTAGAAGCATTAGAAAATAGACTAAAGCAGGTAGAGAAGGAGTTGCAGCAAGAGCGAGACTTAGTTGGGAACCTGCTGGATACAACTGATAGTTTAATCAATAACTTTGTAGGAGCGGTGCTTGATATTGCTAATACCTTAGTAGTTGTACTAGATCCACAAGGGAGGATTCTCAACTGCAACCCGACATTTGCGAACACTACGCTTTATTCTTTAGCTGACATTAAAAACAAATACCTTTGGGAAGTTTTTGATATTTCTGAAAATTTAGGTCAACTACAAGCTGTTTTTAGAAAAATTAAGGCAAAATCAACTGGTAACGCCAGAGAATGCGTTTGGAAAAGAAAAGATGGTAAGTATAGATACATCTCTTGGTCTCATATAAATATCCAGAACCCTGATGGTTCGGTTGCTTATATTCTAGGTAGTGGTGTTGATGTTACTGAACAAAAACTTGCGGAAGCCGAAATCATTAAATCTTTGCAAAAAGAAAAAGAACTTAATGAGCTAAAATCGAGTTTTATTTCAATTGCGTCTCACGAATTTCGTAACCCGCTCACTGCTATTCTAATGTCTGCTGAAATATTAGAAAATTTTAGCAGTCAATTGAGTGAAAAGAGAAAAATAGAAGAATTTTATCGAATTAAAAATACGATCAAGTCCCTCACTAAATTGATGGATGATATTTTGGTAATTAGTAGAGCGGAATCGCGATTTCAACAGTTTAATCCTAGCTGGTTAGATCTCAAAAAATTATGTAATGAGATAGTAGAAGAAATACAGAGAAGTACTAGCAGCAAGCATAAAATTGTATTTACCAGTAAGGGTAAATTTAATTTGTGTTATATAGATGAAACTTTACTACAACACATTTTGATTAATTTGCTATCTAACGCTATTAAATATTCACCAGAGGAAGGAATGATTTATTTTGAACTAGAGGGTCAGGATGAAGAAGTAATGTTTAAAATAACTGATTCTGGGATTGGTATTCCTGTGGAAGATCAAAAGCTGCTTTTTACTTCTTTTCATAGAGCTAGAAATGTTCGTAAAATTCAGGGTACAGGTTTAGGTTTATCAATTGTTAAAAAGATGGTAGAGCTACACGGGGGGCAAATTAGTTTTGAGAGTCAGGTGGGAGTAGGAACAACTTTTACAGTGAGTTTGCCTTTGACAATGAACAATGAATGA
- a CDS encoding spermidine synthase — MVAKMILPLLGGSPSVWNTCLFFFQTTLLLGYGYSHLTTRWWGTRRQAIIHSFLLLSAIAFLPITVSKNIIPPQNSNPIIWLLALLVLAVGLPFFVVSTSAPLVQKWFANTSHPDSNDPYFLYSASNLGSILGVLSYPILIEPNFTLTQQSWLWTIGYGLLILLIFGCAVCLWKFPNAKETTSENSTDINNQPNILHPEKNTLNPPLPVNGEGAGGWGSIPTPPTIQQQAQWVVLSFLPSSLLLGVTTYITTDIAAIPLLWAVPLAIYLFTFILAFSPAIKIPYQTLVGLLPLWITAQVIVFLLQVMKPMWLWLPFHLIGFLIIGCVFHGELAQSRPNTKYLTTYYLWISVGGVLGGLFNAIAAPLLFKSVLEYPIVMVFSLLLLRTTFYNSEINNSNPELLIKSPADSYLKLRQTLPISIGLLLGTLIVGFYPKIFITNLPGILIACAIFSGIFYAFKLHPVRLLVGLSLILLIGQFYIGYIGGILDTERSFFGVYRVLHDKQRNFNSLLHGTILHGKQSLDANRRDEPLTYFHPTSPVGQLFQSFKDNTTTNKSISKVAVLGLGIGTLAAYSEPGQQWAFYEIDPKVEKIARNPNYFTFLQDSKAPFSVVLGDARLQVADAPNNQYDLIFMDAFSSDAVPVHLITKEAIQLYLSKLAPQGLIVINISNRYLNLEPVLGALAENLGLSTLRQLQLNITPTEKEMGKSSSHWVILGRNQNDFGKLVKDSRWQPIPKSLNAPLWTDDFSNIFSVLRGFNK, encoded by the coding sequence ATGGTAGCCAAAATGATTCTACCTTTATTAGGTGGATCGCCGTCAGTCTGGAATACCTGCTTATTTTTCTTTCAAACAACATTATTACTCGGTTATGGATACTCCCATCTCACCACACGCTGGTGGGGTACACGCCGTCAAGCCATAATTCATAGCTTTTTACTCTTAAGTGCGATCGCATTTTTACCCATCACAGTTAGTAAAAATATTATTCCTCCTCAGAATAGTAATCCTATCATCTGGTTACTAGCATTATTAGTATTAGCTGTTGGTTTACCTTTCTTTGTAGTTTCTACCAGTGCGCCCTTAGTTCAAAAATGGTTTGCTAACACCAGTCATCCAGATAGCAATGACCCATATTTTCTTTATTCAGCTAGTAATTTAGGCAGTATTTTAGGAGTATTAAGCTACCCTATCTTAATTGAGCCTAATTTTACCCTTACTCAACAAAGCTGGTTATGGACAATAGGTTATGGATTGCTGATTTTACTAATATTTGGATGTGCAGTTTGCTTGTGGAAATTTCCTAACGCCAAAGAAACTACAAGCGAAAATAGCACAGATATTAACAACCAACCTAATATCTTACACCCAGAAAAAAACACTCTTAATCCCCCCCTCCCTGTTAACGGGGAGGGGGCTGGGGGGTGGGGTTCTATCCCTACGCCTCCAACCATTCAACAACAAGCACAGTGGGTAGTGCTATCATTTTTACCCTCAAGCTTACTGTTAGGAGTTACTACTTATATAACCACAGACATTGCAGCTATTCCGCTTCTATGGGCTGTACCATTAGCAATTTATTTATTTACATTTATCTTAGCTTTTTCACCTGCTATTAAAATACCCTATCAAACTTTAGTAGGGCTTCTACCTTTATGGATAACAGCGCAAGTAATTGTATTTTTACTGCAAGTGATGAAACCGATGTGGTTATGGCTACCATTTCATCTGATCGGGTTCTTAATTATAGGTTGTGTTTTTCACGGAGAATTAGCCCAAAGTCGTCCTAATACTAAATATTTAACTACTTATTACTTGTGGATTTCAGTTGGTGGAGTATTGGGGGGATTATTTAATGCGATCGCAGCACCTTTATTATTTAAATCCGTCCTAGAATACCCAATAGTTATGGTTTTCAGCCTCCTACTACTGAGAACAACCTTTTATAACAGTGAAATTAATAACAGCAACCCTGAATTATTGATTAAATCTCCAGCAGATTCATATTTAAAACTGCGTCAAACACTACCCATTAGTATAGGCTTGTTACTTGGTACTTTAATAGTAGGTTTCTATCCGAAAATATTTATTACAAACTTGCCAGGAATATTAATTGCTTGCGCTATTTTTAGTGGAATATTTTATGCTTTTAAACTCCATCCTGTACGACTGTTAGTAGGATTATCATTGATTTTATTAATTGGGCAGTTTTATATCGGATACATTGGTGGTATACTAGATACTGAACGCAGCTTTTTTGGTGTCTATCGTGTTTTACACGACAAGCAAAGAAACTTTAATAGCCTGTTACATGGAACTATCTTACATGGCAAACAAAGCTTAGATGCTAATCGTCGCGACGAACCATTAACTTATTTTCATCCTACTAGCCCAGTTGGGCAATTATTCCAATCTTTTAAAGATAATACTACTACTAATAAAAGTATTTCTAAGGTTGCTGTTTTAGGGTTAGGTATTGGCACTTTAGCAGCCTATTCAGAACCAGGACAACAGTGGGCTTTTTACGAAATAGATCCGAAGGTTGAAAAAATCGCTCGTAATCCCAATTATTTTACCTTTTTACAAGATTCAAAAGCGCCGTTTTCAGTGGTATTAGGAGATGCACGCCTACAAGTAGCTGATGCCCCTAATAATCAGTACGATCTAATTTTCATGGATGCTTTTAGTTCTGATGCTGTACCAGTTCATTTAATTACTAAAGAAGCAATTCAGCTTTATTTAAGTAAGTTAGCGCCACAAGGTTTAATCGTCATCAATATTTCTAATCGTTATCTAAATTTAGAACCAGTTTTAGGTGCTTTAGCAGAAAATTTAGGTTTGTCTACCCTGAGACAATTACAATTGAATATTACTCCCACAGAGAAAGAAATGGGTAAATCTTCTTCTCATTGGGTAATACTAGGGCGTAATCAAAATGATTTTGGTAAGCTTGTTAAAGACTCGCGCTGGCAACCAATTCCAAAAAGTTTAAATGCACCACTATGGACAGATGATTTTTCAAATATATTTAGTGTTTTACGGGGTTTTAATAAGTGA
- a CDS encoding WD40 repeat domain-containing protein: MPEKPQQPREYDVVLGGSAATPSSGVVLGGLDGVKSRLASASVEVRVSAVKDALNYGETGIDLVIQALKNSSEEVQECAYLLLKERTEPKIQQALKQVHPWEFLTRIYTINGHSEGVCSIAISPDIQIVSSSNDKTIKVWDIKTGNLLHTLQGHSYFANSVVISLDNQTIISCSLDNTIKVWDIKTGKLLRTRQGHSEIVNSVAISLDGQTIVSGSDDKTIKVWDIKTGNLLRTLQGHSRIVNYVAISPNGEIVVSGSRDNTIKVWDIKKGNLWRTLEGHSDITSVAMSLNGEVVVSGSRDNTIKVWDIKKGNLWHTLEGHSDYITSVAMSPNGKIVISGSGDKTIKVWDIKKGKLLRTLEGHSDSITSVAMSLNGEVVISSDSRNTIMAWGVR, translated from the coding sequence ATGCCAGAAAAGCCCCAACAGCCTAGAGAATACGATGTCGTGCTTGGTGGCAGTGCTGCAACACCCTCATCAGGGGTTGTGCTGGGAGGACTCGATGGCGTTAAAAGTCGTTTGGCAAGCGCCTCTGTAGAAGTAAGGGTGAGTGCTGTTAAAGATGCCTTGAATTATGGGGAAACAGGGATAGATTTAGTAATTCAGGCTTTAAAAAACTCTTCGGAAGAAGTACAGGAGTGTGCCTATTTATTACTTAAGGAAAGGACAGAACCAAAAATTCAACAGGCGTTAAAACAGGTACATCCCTGGGAATTTTTGACGCGCATTTATACCATAAATGGGCATTCAGAAGGTGTTTGTTCTATAGCTATCAGCCCAGATATTCAAATTGTCAGTAGCAGTAATGACAAAACTATTAAGGTGTGGGATATCAAAACGGGAAATTTGCTGCATACCCTACAAGGGCATTCATACTTTGCTAATTCTGTAGTTATCAGTTTAGATAATCAAACAATTATCAGTTGCAGTTTGGATAATACTATCAAAGTGTGGGATATCAAGACGGGAAAATTACTGCGTACCCGACAAGGACATTCAGAAATTGTTAATTCTGTAGCTATCAGTTTAGATGGTCAAACAATTGTTAGTGGTAGTGATGACAAAACCATCAAGGTGTGGGATATCAAAACGGGAAATTTACTGCGTACTCTACAAGGGCATTCACGCATTGTTAATTATGTAGCCATTAGTCCAAATGGTGAAATTGTTGTCAGTGGCAGTAGGGACAATACTATCAAGGTGTGGGATATCAAGAAGGGAAATTTGTGGCGTACCCTGGAGGGACATTCAGATATTACTTCAGTAGCTATGAGTTTAAATGGTGAAGTTGTTGTCAGTGGTAGTAGGGACAATACTATCAAGGTGTGGGATATCAAGAAGGGAAATTTGTGGCATACCCTGGAGGGACATTCAGACTATATTACTTCAGTAGCTATGAGTCCAAATGGGAAAATTGTTATCAGTGGCAGTGGTGACAAAACTATCAAAGTGTGGGATATCAAGAAGGGAAAATTGCTGCGTACCCTAGAGGGACATTCAGATTCTATTACTTCAGTAGCTATGAGTTTAAATGGTGAAGTTGTGATCAGTAGTGATAGTCGCAACACCATCATGGCGTGGGGCGTTAGATAA
- the fahA gene encoding fumarylacetoacetase — protein sequence MISINATSDPSLRSWVESANSPDSDFPIQNLPFGVFRCGGITESSQIGVAIGDRILNLSSSCQAGLFQGLPQEIQEAILASNLNLLMGLGQIAWSTLRDRISNILRWNGETTPAATASLIPMSDAEMLLPASIGDYTDFYASIFHATNVGKLFRPDNPLLPNYKYVPIAYHGRASSIFTSGTSIKRPSGQTKKPDEQIPSFRASQRLDYELEVGFFVGSGNELGQPITIEKAEEHIFGLCLVNDWSARDIQAWEYQPLGPFLAKSFATTISPWIVTKDALAPFRCPAFQRAKEDPLPLSYLSDSDNTQLGGIDITLEAFISSPQMREQGIEPLRLSRGSFKQMYWTIAQMLTHHTSNGCNLRAGDLLASGTVSGESDSARGCLLEITQGGSSTVELPTGEVRSFLADGDEVILRGYCEKEGFARVGFGECRGMIRLDT from the coding sequence ATGATTTCGATAAACGCCACTTCAGATCCAAGTTTACGCAGTTGGGTAGAATCTGCAAATAGTCCGGATAGCGATTTTCCTATTCAAAATTTGCCTTTTGGTGTATTCCGATGTGGGGGTATTACTGAATCCTCTCAGATTGGAGTAGCGATAGGCGATCGCATTTTAAATTTATCATCATCTTGTCAAGCAGGACTATTCCAAGGACTGCCACAGGAAATTCAAGAAGCAATTTTAGCGAGTAACTTAAATTTGTTGATGGGTTTGGGACAAATAGCGTGGTCAACGTTGCGCGATCGCATCAGCAACATATTACGCTGGAACGGTGAAACAACTCCTGCCGCAACAGCATCACTTATCCCCATGTCTGATGCTGAAATGCTTTTACCTGCAAGCATTGGTGACTATACAGACTTCTACGCCTCAATTTTTCATGCTACAAATGTCGGTAAATTATTTCGTCCTGATAATCCCTTATTGCCTAACTATAAATATGTCCCCATTGCTTATCATGGACGCGCATCTTCAATTTTTACCAGTGGAACTTCTATTAAACGTCCCAGTGGTCAAACAAAGAAACCTGATGAACAAATACCTAGTTTTCGAGCATCCCAACGTTTAGATTATGAATTAGAAGTAGGGTTTTTTGTTGGTTCTGGTAATGAATTAGGACAGCCTATAACTATAGAAAAGGCTGAGGAACATATATTTGGATTATGCTTAGTTAATGATTGGTCGGCGCGAGATATCCAAGCATGGGAATATCAGCCACTTGGTCCTTTTTTAGCGAAAAGTTTTGCTACTACAATTTCGCCTTGGATAGTTACTAAAGATGCTTTAGCACCTTTTCGTTGTCCAGCTTTTCAACGTGCTAAGGAAGATCCTTTACCACTATCTTATCTGTCTGATTCAGATAATACCCAATTAGGGGGAATAGACATTACTTTAGAAGCTTTTATAAGTTCACCACAAATGCGCGAACAAGGAATAGAACCTTTGCGCTTAAGTCGTGGATCTTTTAAACAGATGTATTGGACAATAGCACAGATGCTCACCCATCATACGAGTAATGGTTGTAACCTTCGCGCTGGAGATTTATTAGCTAGTGGAACAGTTTCGGGTGAGTCAGACAGTGCGCGTGGTTGTTTGCTGGAAATAACTCAAGGTGGTTCTAGTACTGTGGAATTACCAACAGGTGAAGTGCGATCGTTTTTAGCAGATGGTGATGAAGTTATTCTGCGTGGGTATTGTGAGAAAGAAGGATTTGCCAGGGTTGGTTTTGGAGAGTGTCGAGGTATGATTCGACTGGATACATAA